In Candidatus Desulfofervidus auxilii, one genomic interval encodes:
- a CDS encoding S8 family serine peptidase, with protein sequence MRFKIIRIIVVLVLLMAIGSWSLANQRDLTLKHPKLSSHIVGLVKLSKVINGKIFSFLTLSPKKDMVTIVIILDKKEHMPQIISRLESLGVEIEAKFNAMLQVLSPPSIINTIASWPEVKYIRFPHKLTPHYVSEALDRMYIRQWHAQGYHGEGINVAVIDSDFSNYSALVGSELPPTSNLVIKNFSTSPTDTGHGTACAELIYDIVPGLQRLFLVTANTDVEVGEAVDWLLSQGIQVISLSAGFDNVTPGDGTGFACDFVRRAAKHNILWVNSAGNEAGKYWQGYFSDPDEDNWHNFTPYDGGNSFYAVQGEDLEIRLTWNKWPVTDQDYDLFLYRENGNGSFQEVASSENLQAGEQEPLETISYHVPQSGNYAVFIRKTKATGDAWLRLLIYGNPGKYPEYRVDYGELTSPADSPDALAVGAVSLNYEREYFSSRGPTLDGRIKPDICAPDGVTTSTYGYKLFYGTSASAAHVAGTAALLLSASPYYDSNILKTALITQTYALSAQPDNNYGHGLCQLIWSKPYTALSKVFASRYHIEQGNEVRLTAVLLRGEKEKQVDLYAGVILPDGNILFFQDIYGHVIETPTPIFSDWALSTVWGDTVFTQTQLKGSYVFGVVIVPPGESVFDGSKWISSDFIEFLVD encoded by the coding sequence ATGAGGTTTAAAATCATAAGGATAATAGTGGTTTTAGTTTTACTAATGGCTATAGGTTCATGGTCTCTTGCAAATCAGAGGGATCTTACTTTAAAACATCCTAAACTCTCTTCTCATATAGTGGGTTTAGTCAAGCTTTCTAAAGTTATCAATGGAAAGATTTTTTCTTTTCTAACTCTTTCTCCTAAAAAGGATATGGTTACCATAGTGATAATTTTGGATAAAAAGGAACATATGCCTCAAATTATTTCTCGCTTAGAAAGTTTAGGGGTTGAAATTGAGGCTAAATTTAATGCCATGCTTCAAGTGCTCTCTCCTCCTTCCATTATAAATACCATCGCTAGTTGGCCAGAGGTAAAATATATTCGTTTCCCCCATAAGCTCACCCCTCACTATGTTAGTGAAGCTTTAGATAGAATGTATATCCGACAATGGCATGCCCAAGGATATCATGGTGAGGGAATAAATGTAGCAGTGATAGATAGTGATTTTAGCAATTATTCAGCACTGGTTGGAAGTGAGCTACCTCCTACATCAAACTTGGTAATAAAAAACTTTTCTACTTCTCCTACTGACACAGGTCATGGAACTGCCTGCGCGGAACTTATATATGATATTGTTCCTGGTCTTCAGCGTTTGTTTCTAGTTACTGCCAATACCGATGTGGAGGTTGGGGAAGCAGTGGATTGGCTTCTAAGTCAGGGAATACAAGTTATTTCTCTTTCAGCAGGGTTTGATAATGTTACTCCAGGAGATGGAACAGGCTTTGCATGTGATTTTGTGCGAAGAGCGGCTAAACATAATATCCTTTGGGTAAACTCTGCTGGTAATGAAGCAGGAAAATATTGGCAAGGTTATTTTTCTGACCCTGATGAAGATAATTGGCATAATTTCACACCTTATGATGGAGGAAATTCTTTTTATGCAGTTCAAGGGGAAGATTTAGAAATAAGACTCACTTGGAATAAATGGCCAGTAACTGACCAAGATTATGATTTATTTTTGTATAGGGAGAATGGTAATGGGAGTTTTCAAGAAGTGGCTTCCTCTGAGAATTTACAGGCTGGAGAACAAGAGCCTTTGGAGACTATCAGCTATCATGTTCCACAATCAGGTAATTATGCGGTTTTCATTCGCAAAACTAAAGCCACAGGTGATGCTTGGTTGCGATTATTAATTTATGGAAATCCTGGCAAATATCCTGAATATAGGGTGGATTATGGAGAATTAACTTCTCCTGCAGATTCCCCTGATGCTTTAGCCGTTGGGGCAGTGAGTCTAAACTATGAAAGAGAATATTTTAGCTCTAGAGGACCTACTTTGGATGGACGAATCAAGCCCGATATCTGTGCACCAGATGGAGTAACTACTAGTACTTATGGTTATAAACTTTTTTATGGCACTAGTGCCTCTGCCGCCCATGTAGCAGGCACTGCTGCCCTGTTGCTCTCTGCTTCTCCCTATTATGACAGTAATATCCTCAAAACAGCCTTAATTACTCAGACCTATGCCCTTTCTGCACAACCAGATAACAATTATGGTCATGGTCTTTGTCAACTTATTTGGTCAAAACCCTATACTGCTTTGTCAAAGGTATTTGCTTCACGTTATCATATTGAGCAGGGGAATGAGGTGAGACTTACTGCTGTTCTGCTTAGAGGAGAAAAAGAAAAACAGGTGGACTTATATGCGGGAGTAATCTTACCTGATGGGAATATACTATTTTTTCAGGATATCTATGGCCATGTGATAGAGACACCCACACCTATATTT
- the ftsZ gene encoding cell division protein FtsZ, with product MRVDFLEEGLTAKIRVIGVGGAGGNAINNMIESGLKNVTFIAANTDLQALDMSRASIKIQLGVNVTRGLGAGANPEIGRQAGLESIDQIKEVIEGSDMVFITAGMGGGTGTGAAPIIAQASKELGALTVAVVTKPFGFEGKKKMQIAENGIAQLREVVDTIITIPNNRLLELKPRAVTLLETFKKADQVLYYAVKGIADLITIQGLVNVDFADVRTIMEEKGLALMGTGISSGDNRSIEAAQRAIRSPLLEDVSIKGAKGVLMNITASSEMTLEEVESASSLIYKEADENANIIWGTVIDDTMGDEMMITVIATGIKQDGIPLEETEKTQSLEDYKAKKEKKHEKEHQKTRIFRRLPLEEDDLDIPTFVRQRRD from the coding sequence ATGAGAGTTGATTTTTTGGAAGAAGGTTTAACAGCCAAAATCAGAGTAATCGGCGTAGGTGGTGCAGGCGGTAATGCTATTAACAATATGATAGAATCAGGTCTAAAAAATGTAACTTTTATTGCAGCCAATACAGATTTACAAGCCCTAGATATGAGCCGGGCATCCATTAAGATCCAACTGGGTGTCAATGTTACCCGAGGGTTAGGAGCTGGAGCCAATCCTGAAATAGGCAGACAAGCAGGCCTGGAGAGCATAGACCAAATTAAGGAAGTTATAGAAGGTAGTGATATGGTATTTATCACTGCGGGTATGGGAGGTGGCACAGGAACAGGGGCTGCTCCTATAATAGCCCAAGCTAGCAAAGAATTGGGGGCATTGACAGTAGCCGTAGTAACAAAACCTTTCGGTTTTGAAGGCAAAAAAAAGATGCAAATTGCTGAAAATGGCATTGCCCAGTTAAGAGAAGTAGTAGATACTATTATTACTATTCCCAATAATCGCCTTTTAGAACTAAAACCACGGGCAGTTACCTTGCTGGAAACTTTTAAAAAGGCAGACCAAGTTCTTTATTATGCTGTGAAAGGGATTGCAGATTTAATCACCATTCAGGGATTGGTCAATGTTGATTTTGCCGATGTTAGAACAATCATGGAAGAAAAAGGGCTAGCATTGATGGGAACAGGTATATCTAGTGGTGATAATAGGTCTATAGAAGCCGCCCAAAGGGCTATAAGAAGCCCTCTCTTAGAGGACGTCTCTATTAAAGGAGCTAAAGGAGTATTAATGAACATTACCGCTTCCAGTGAAATGACATTAGAGGAAGTGGAATCTGCCTCTAGTCTTATCTATAAAGAAGCAGACGAAAATGCCAACATCATTTGGGGAACAGTAATAGACGATACTATGGGTGATGAAATGATGATTACCGTAATTGCCACTGGTATTAAACAAGATGGCATCCCTCTGGAGGAGACAGAAAAAACTCAGTCTTTAGAAGATTACAAGGCCAAGAAAGAGAAAAAACACGAGAAAGAACATCAAAAAACAAGAATATTCCGCCGTCTCCCTCTGGAAGAAGACGATTTAGATATTCCTACCTTTGTCAGGCAGCGAAGAGATTGA
- a CDS encoding cell division protein FtsQ/DivIB, translating to MRKNRYKREKTGYKAYSIILGIMGILCLLSIIFTMGYIYLCHLPFFKIKTVQVIGNKLIPTEKILSLANCQGKSLLSIHTAKITHHLLQLPLVKTASVKRRWKDTVKIIITERQPIAWAYIREHWWIVEKNGECTPSLIFESLDLPIITGLSSPNDVAVKTAISLLNLWKQKNLSGQKLSEIHVDENLGLSIFTLEGHQFLLGNTNFAEKLRNLQKVLAYFQRTKNRIKLIDLTNIHRIYAKTE from the coding sequence ATGAGAAAAAATAGATATAAAAGGGAAAAAACAGGTTATAAAGCATATTCCATAATTTTAGGCATTATGGGAATTCTTTGTTTATTAAGCATTATATTCACCATGGGTTATATTTACCTGTGTCACCTTCCTTTCTTTAAAATAAAAACAGTTCAAGTCATAGGGAACAAACTCATCCCCACAGAAAAAATCCTTTCTTTGGCAAATTGTCAGGGTAAAAGTCTGTTATCTATTCATACTGCTAAGATTACCCATCATCTATTACAACTTCCTTTAGTAAAAACTGCCTCTGTCAAACGGAGATGGAAAGATACAGTGAAAATAATAATTACAGAACGCCAGCCCATTGCTTGGGCTTATATCAGAGAACATTGGTGGATAGTAGAAAAAAATGGTGAATGCACACCAAGTCTTATTTTTGAAAGTTTAGACCTTCCTATAATTACAGGACTTTCCTCTCCAAATGATGTAGCAGTTAAAACCGCTATTTCCTTATTAAATCTATGGAAACAAAAAAACCTTTCTGGTCAAAAACTTTCAGAAATTCATGTAGATGAAAATTTGGGCCTTAGTATTTTTACCTTAGAAGGCCATCAATTTCTCTTAGGAAATACTAATTTTGCTGAAAAATTGAGAAATTTACAGAAAGTCTTAGCTTACTTTCAGAGAACAAAAAACCGCATTAAACTTATTGATTTAACAAACATCCATCGCATATATGCCAAAACCGAATAG
- the ftsA gene encoding cell division protein FtsA yields the protein MTRRAGLIVGLDIGTTKVCAVVAEPSEEGKLEIIGVGCYPSHGLRKGMVVNVEETINSIKRAIEEAEMMAGCEIRSVYTGIAGNHIQSLNSQGVIALKHREVTRKDMERVIETARMVSLPPERQIIHVIPQEFIVDDQTGIHDPQGMAGVRLEVQVHIITASVAAVQTLIRCIQRAGLDVVEIVLQPLAASRAVLTEEEKTLGVALVDLGGGTTDITVFGNNSIKHSAILAVGGTNITNDIAFGLRTPLSEAEKIKLKYGIANTSFLEKDEEIEIPALGDKKSRSISRGVLAQIIEPRVEEILCLIEQELIRTELKDTLASGMVITGGSSLLPGLIELAEQIFDLPTRVGYPRGVGGLSDVIRNPIYATAVGLAMYGFKNQKGNGHSIFRKQSILGRFINGIKNWFKEAF from the coding sequence ATGACACGGAGAGCAGGGCTTATTGTAGGACTGGATATTGGCACAACTAAGGTTTGTGCAGTGGTTGCAGAACCTAGTGAAGAAGGAAAACTAGAGATTATCGGCGTAGGCTGTTACCCTTCTCATGGTTTGAGGAAAGGGATGGTTGTTAACGTAGAAGAAACAATAAACTCCATCAAAAGGGCCATTGAAGAAGCAGAAATGATGGCAGGGTGTGAAATTCGGAGTGTGTATACAGGTATTGCTGGAAATCACATTCAGAGCTTGAATAGTCAAGGCGTAATTGCCCTAAAACATCGTGAGGTCACCCGTAAGGATATGGAAAGAGTTATTGAAACAGCTAGAATGGTTTCCTTACCTCCAGAAAGACAAATCATTCACGTGATTCCTCAAGAGTTTATAGTGGATGACCAAACAGGAATTCATGACCCTCAAGGAATGGCCGGTGTGAGATTAGAAGTGCAGGTGCATATTATTACTGCCTCTGTGGCTGCTGTCCAAACCCTCATTCGTTGCATTCAGAGGGCAGGTTTAGATGTAGTGGAAATTGTCCTTCAACCCTTAGCTGCTAGTAGGGCTGTTTTAACTGAAGAAGAAAAAACCCTGGGTGTAGCCTTGGTAGATTTAGGTGGTGGGACAACAGATATTACTGTATTTGGAAACAATAGTATAAAACACTCAGCTATTTTGGCAGTAGGAGGAACAAATATTACTAATGATATTGCTTTTGGTCTCCGGACCCCTCTTTCTGAAGCTGAAAAAATAAAGCTCAAATATGGTATTGCTAACACCAGTTTTCTAGAAAAAGACGAAGAAATAGAAATTCCTGCTTTGGGAGATAAAAAATCTCGCAGTATCTCCCGCGGTGTTTTGGCTCAAATTATTGAGCCTAGAGTAGAAGAAATCCTATGTTTAATAGAACAAGAGTTAATTAGGACAGAGTTAAAAGATACTTTAGCTTCAGGAATGGTGATTACCGGAGGGTCTTCCCTTCTACCTGGATTGATTGAACTTGCAGAACAAATCTTTGACCTACCGACAAGGGTAGGTTATCCGCGAGGAGTAGGAGGGCTCTCGGATGTCATCCGCAATCCTATTTATGCTACAGCCGTAGGCCTGGCTATGTATGGGTTTAAAAACCAAAAAGGTAATGGTCACTCTATCTTTAGGAAACAGAGTATTTTGGGACGTTTTATAAATGGTATTAAAAACTGGTTTAAAGAAGCATTTTAA
- the murD gene encoding UDP-N-acetylmuramoyl-L-alanine--D-glutamate ligase, with translation MNFEIKNKHFVVVGLGKTGIAITRFLAQHGGKVTVSETSPLEKLKDRIRALKDINFTIETGGHQKETFLSADYIVVSPGIPLDLAVLNIARNKGIPIIGELDLVYPYLNAPIIAITGTNGKTTTVTLLGKILKANGKNVWVGGNIGEPLINAIEQKNLDYIVAEISSFQLETTSNFHPWIAACLNVSEDHIDRHNDFNNYLHCKLKIFQHQKINDWSILEGDNKKLIDGVKRLNTKSQKLLFGLKKTYIPGAYLTEENIIAELYEKWSLSIKDTRLLGRHNYKNIMATLLIAQITQCDFQITKEIIFSFPGLAHRLEWVRSLNGVSFYNDSKATNVEATLCAIDSLGAPIVLIAGGLGKGQDFTPFGKRGTTKLKAVVVIGSAKREIAQSFKEIIPVVEAKTLEEAVKQAWELAKPKGNVLLSPACASFDMFKDFKERGRVFKRAVYEL, from the coding sequence ATGAACTTTGAGATAAAAAACAAACACTTTGTGGTAGTAGGTTTAGGAAAAACCGGGATAGCTATAACCCGGTTTTTAGCCCAACATGGGGGAAAGGTTACAGTCTCAGAAACTTCTCCTTTAGAAAAACTGAAAGATAGAATTAGAGCGTTAAAGGATATTAACTTTACCATAGAAACAGGCGGGCATCAAAAAGAAACTTTTTTAAGTGCTGATTATATCGTAGTTAGTCCTGGTATACCTTTAGATTTAGCAGTCTTAAATATAGCTAGAAATAAGGGCATTCCCATTATTGGAGAATTAGACTTGGTCTATCCTTATCTCAATGCCCCAATAATTGCTATAACAGGCACAAATGGAAAAACTACTACAGTAACACTTTTGGGAAAAATCCTAAAGGCTAATGGTAAAAATGTTTGGGTGGGAGGAAATATTGGAGAACCCTTAATAAACGCTATTGAGCAAAAAAACTTAGACTATATTGTGGCAGAGATCAGTAGCTTCCAATTAGAGACCACTTCTAACTTTCATCCTTGGATTGCTGCTTGCTTGAATGTCTCTGAAGACCATATAGATAGACATAATGATTTTAATAATTATCTGCATTGTAAGCTAAAAATATTTCAACATCAGAAAATAAATGATTGGTCCATTTTGGAGGGAGATAATAAGAAGTTAATTGATGGTGTTAAAAGGCTAAACACAAAAAGCCAAAAACTTCTTTTTGGTCTGAAAAAAACCTACATCCCAGGTGCTTATCTTACAGAAGAAAATATTATAGCAGAGCTCTATGAAAAATGGAGTTTAAGTATAAAAGATACCCGTTTATTGGGAAGACATAATTATAAAAATATAATGGCTACCCTTCTTATTGCCCAAATTACCCAATGCGATTTCCAAATCACTAAAGAGATAATTTTTTCCTTTCCAGGATTAGCGCATCGCCTAGAATGGGTTCGTTCTTTAAACGGAGTTTCTTTCTATAACGATTCTAAGGCAACTAATGTGGAAGCAACTTTATGTGCAATAGATAGTTTAGGAGCCCCGATTGTTCTCATTGCTGGTGGTTTAGGGAAAGGACAGGATTTTACACCTTTTGGGAAACGAGGAACTACTAAACTTAAGGCTGTAGTAGTAATAGGCTCAGCAAAGAGAGAAATTGCCCAATCTTTCAAAGAAATTATCCCTGTAGTGGAAGCCAAAACCCTTGAAGAAGCTGTAAAACAAGCCTGGGAATTAGCCAAACCAAAAGGAAATGTATTACTCTCTCCTGCCTGCGCTAGTTTTGATATGTTTAAAGATTTCAAAGAAAGAGGAAGGGTGTTTAAAAGGGCAGTTTATGAGCTTTAA
- the ftsW gene encoding putative lipid II flippase FtsW, whose translation MSFKQLHQKWDWGLIILVFTLTGLGLMMILSSSFLLAQRYYGDPYHFFKKQTFYAFIGFIFIIGLVRYIPYQRYQRLTYPLLLFAILGLLLVFVPGLGKTTNGATRWIKIGPFSFQPSELVKIVYIIYLAALLSRQEKIKSFSTGVLPGLIIYAIIAGFLILEPDMGTVVFLGGLTLCMFFIGGVKIKHLFLTTCPILLALIYLLISAPYRVKRVLEWLNFLRPLLKWLIPELNLPSDPLGVGYIILHSKLAFASGGILGQGLGGSQQKLFYLPEPYTDYIFSIIGEELGFCGVSLVVFLFLLLFWRGIKIARAARDLFGFYLALGISLWFFMQASIHMGVCLGLLPPKGITLPFISYGGTALWANLIGIGILENIYMQGRR comes from the coding sequence ATGAGCTTTAAACAATTACATCAAAAATGGGATTGGGGATTAATTATATTAGTCTTTACTCTAACTGGCTTGGGGTTAATGATGATATTAAGCAGTAGTTTTTTGCTAGCACAGAGATATTATGGAGACCCTTATCATTTTTTTAAAAAGCAAACTTTTTACGCCTTTATAGGCTTTATTTTCATAATAGGTTTGGTAAGATATATTCCTTATCAACGTTATCAACGTCTTACTTATCCATTATTACTTTTTGCCATCCTAGGTCTTTTATTGGTATTTGTTCCGGGTTTAGGTAAAACCACAAATGGTGCAACTCGCTGGATTAAAATAGGACCCTTTTCCTTCCAACCTTCTGAGTTAGTAAAGATAGTATATATCATTTATTTAGCTGCTCTTCTCTCTCGTCAAGAAAAGATAAAATCATTTTCTACAGGTGTATTACCAGGATTAATCATCTATGCCATAATTGCAGGATTTTTGATACTTGAACCAGATATGGGAACAGTAGTATTTTTAGGTGGACTGACTCTTTGTATGTTCTTTATAGGAGGGGTTAAAATAAAGCATCTATTTCTCACTACCTGTCCCATATTATTAGCCTTAATTTATCTCCTCATCAGTGCCCCTTACCGAGTTAAACGTGTGCTGGAATGGTTAAATTTTCTCAGGCCACTCCTTAAATGGTTAATCCCTGAGTTAAATCTTCCAAGTGACCCCTTAGGGGTAGGATATATCATCTTACACTCAAAACTGGCCTTTGCCAGTGGTGGCATTTTAGGACAAGGATTAGGTGGAAGTCAACAAAAACTGTTTTATTTACCAGAACCTTACACAGATTATATTTTCTCCATTATCGGTGAAGAATTAGGGTTTTGTGGGGTATCTTTAGTAGTATTTCTATTCTTACTCCTCTTTTGGCGAGGTATAAAAATTGCTAGAGCTGCCAGGGATTTATTTGGGTTTTATCTAGCTTTGGGTATTAGCTTATGGTTTTTTATGCAGGCTAGCATTCATATGGGTGTATGCCTTGGTCTTTTACCCCCAAAGGGAATTACTCTACCTTTTATAAGCTATGGCGGAACCGCTCTTTGGGCAAACTTGATTGGTATTGGCATTTTAGAAAACATATATATGCAAGGTAGGAGATAA
- the murC gene encoding UDP-N-acetylmuramate--L-alanine ligase translates to MRLPWHSFHFIGIGGIGMSGLAHVLLELGYQISGSDLHFNPLLKRLATQGATIYLGHRPEQIDGAEIIIYSSAIKEDNPEIKAAQEKKLPLLSRGQLLAYLMGQKRGIAITGTHGKTTTSAMIAHILQTAKLKPTAIIGGQINTSGLNAWLGNGRYLVAEADESDGSFLLLHPEIGVFTNIDADHLDYYKNINTIETTFAQFLNQVKETAIICGDDPRLKTLVKNLKIPYLSYGITPGQDIEAREIEFNTSTKFALYIQEKKLEDVFLSLPGKHNVLAALAALTVAKVLNIEIKTAIQGLKNFKGVARRLEIKGEKNKILIVDDYGHHPTEIKIVLEAIKQRWPNRRLITIFQPHRYSRTKALYNSFLTAFEKTDKLILTEIYPASEKPISGITGEWLADGIAQYKTVDYCPDFTAIIDKLKEILRPMDILLTLGAGNIWQIGETILSQDI, encoded by the coding sequence ATGCGCTTGCCGTGGCATAGTTTTCATTTTATAGGCATTGGTGGAATTGGTATGAGTGGACTAGCCCATGTTCTCCTGGAGTTGGGCTATCAAATCAGTGGTTCTGATCTCCATTTTAACCCTTTGTTAAAAAGACTTGCGACTCAAGGAGCCACTATTTACTTGGGACATCGTCCTGAACAAATAGATGGAGCAGAAATAATTATTTATTCCTCAGCTATAAAAGAAGACAATCCTGAAATTAAAGCAGCCCAAGAAAAAAAATTACCCCTGCTTTCTCGAGGGCAACTATTGGCCTATCTTATGGGGCAAAAAAGGGGTATTGCTATTACCGGCACTCATGGCAAAACCACCACCTCAGCTATGATTGCTCATATTTTACAAACAGCAAAATTAAAACCCACAGCAATCATTGGAGGACAGATAAATACCAGTGGTTTAAATGCCTGGTTAGGTAATGGCAGATATTTAGTCGCAGAGGCTGATGAAAGCGATGGAAGTTTTCTCCTTTTACATCCTGAGATAGGGGTATTTACCAATATAGATGCCGATCATCTAGATTATTATAAAAACATAAATACTATTGAAACCACCTTTGCTCAGTTTTTAAATCAAGTAAAAGAGACTGCTATTATTTGCGGTGATGACCCTAGATTAAAAACTTTAGTAAAAAATTTAAAAATTCCTTATCTCAGCTATGGGATTACCCCTGGACAGGATATAGAAGCTAGAGAAATTGAGTTTAATACTAGTACTAAATTCGCTCTTTATATTCAAGAGAAAAAACTGGAAGATGTTTTTTTATCCTTGCCTGGGAAACACAATGTCCTTGCTGCCTTAGCTGCTTTGACAGTAGCTAAAGTTTTAAATATAGAGATAAAAACCGCTATCCAAGGCTTAAAAAATTTTAAAGGGGTAGCCAGGAGGTTAGAAATCAAAGGAGAAAAAAATAAAATCTTAATTGTAGATGATTATGGCCATCATCCTACTGAAATCAAAATTGTATTGGAGGCCATTAAACAAAGGTGGCCTAATCGGCGTTTAATTACTATCTTTCAGCCCCATCGGTATTCCCGTACAAAAGCCCTCTATAACTCTTTTCTCACTGCCTTTGAAAAAACAGATAAACTTATTTTGACCGAAATTTATCCTGCTAGTGAAAAACCCATCTCAGGTATTACAGGAGAATGGTTAGCAGATGGTATTGCTCAATATAAAACTGTGGATTATTGCCCTGATTTTACAGCTATTATAGATAAATTAAAAGAAATATTAAGACCAATGGATATCTTGCTCACTCTAGGAGCAGGAAATATTTGGCAAATTGGAGAAACCATTTTAAGTCAGGATATATGA
- the murB gene encoding UDP-N-acetylmuramate dehydrogenase, whose translation MKELNKFGVVKTNYPLKRLTTFKIGGPAKAVIWVKKETLLADLICYLKKRSCPYYLLGNGSNSLALDDGYNGIVIKLALKDITWQSEDSDIILKIGAGLRISHVLNLSIKKGWTGLEFMAGIPATVGGAIASNAGAFGESIGEKTKKIKIFSENKILWINWEDKMYNYRHTQLSPETILLSAQINLNISTPQKVKALIKHYFHKKLTSQPLFSPSAGCVFKNPPNISAGYLIEKAGLKGKKIGGAKVSEKHANFIINTGQAKASDVLGLIELIQEKIEKYNNIKLEPEIKLVQ comes from the coding sequence ATGAAAGAACTGAATAAATTCGGAGTGGTAAAAACTAACTATCCTTTAAAAAGACTGACCACTTTTAAGATTGGTGGTCCGGCTAAAGCAGTAATTTGGGTGAAAAAAGAAACGCTTCTTGCGGATTTAATATGTTATCTCAAAAAGCGTTCTTGTCCTTATTATCTTCTGGGAAATGGGAGTAATTCCTTGGCTTTGGATGATGGTTATAATGGCATAGTGATTAAATTAGCCCTAAAAGATATTACATGGCAAAGTGAAGACTCTGATATTATTCTAAAAATTGGGGCAGGCCTCAGAATTTCTCATGTGCTAAATTTATCCATTAAAAAAGGTTGGACAGGATTGGAGTTTATGGCTGGTATTCCTGCTACTGTAGGAGGCGCTATAGCTTCAAATGCCGGAGCCTTTGGAGAAAGTATTGGGGAAAAAACAAAGAAAATAAAGATATTTTCAGAAAATAAAATATTGTGGATAAATTGGGAAGATAAAATGTATAACTATCGTCACACACAACTTTCTCCTGAAACTATCCTTCTATCTGCCCAAATAAACTTAAATATTTCTACTCCCCAAAAGGTAAAGGCCCTTATCAAACACTATTTTCACAAAAAACTCACCAGCCAACCATTATTTTCTCCATCAGCAGGGTGTGTATTTAAAAATCCACCTAATATTAGTGCAGGTTATTTAATAGAAAAAGCAGGATTAAAAGGGAAAAAGATTGGAGGGGCAAAGGTATCAGAAAAACATGCTAATTTCATCATCAACACTGGACAGGCTAAGGCTTCTGATGTCCTAGGGTTAATAGAATTGATCCAGGAGAAAATAGAAAAATATAACAATATCAAATTAGAGCCAGAAATTAAATTGGTCCAATGA
- the murG gene encoding undecaprenyldiphospho-muramoylpentapeptide beta-N-acetylglucosaminyltransferase has product MYRIAIVAGGSGGHIFPGIAVAQSLEVCPKIEKIIFVGRKAGLEEEIVSHYGFLFYNVKAGGLVGKNFFARLKGSWEILIGLKQALKLLRQEGIHLVLGTGSYVSVPVVMAARRLHIPIVLQEQNAVPGKANRILSRWAEKICVTYPSSIGYFPMGKCLLTGNPVRKEILNLKKKKIEDGTFRILILGGSQGARAINKAVCEAWPYLKNYSYKLKFLHQTGKKDFSKIKGIYEKEKIPGEVIPFIKDMSSAYAQVDLVVGRAGATTLAEIAILGLPSILIPYPWATGHQLYNAKLIEKTGAGICIPQEELTGKKLADILVNLVKNQNRLGLMINASRSLGKPEAADLIANLCIQILEEKSYALAVA; this is encoded by the coding sequence ATGTATAGAATAGCCATTGTTGCTGGAGGTAGTGGAGGACATATTTTCCCAGGAATTGCAGTTGCTCAGAGTCTTGAGGTATGTCCAAAGATAGAGAAAATTATCTTTGTGGGTAGAAAAGCGGGACTAGAAGAAGAAATTGTTAGCCATTATGGTTTTCTTTTTTATAATGTCAAGGCCGGTGGTTTAGTGGGTAAAAACTTTTTTGCTAGACTAAAAGGAAGTTGGGAGATACTCATAGGACTGAAACAAGCTTTAAAACTCCTTCGCCAGGAAGGCATTCACCTAGTATTGGGCACTGGAAGTTACGTGTCTGTTCCTGTAGTAATGGCAGCTAGACGTCTTCATATTCCTATTGTCCTTCAGGAACAAAATGCCGTGCCCGGAAAGGCCAACCGCATTCTTAGCCGATGGGCAGAAAAGATATGTGTTACCTATCCCAGCTCTATTGGTTACTTCCCTATGGGAAAATGCCTTCTCACTGGAAATCCGGTGCGAAAGGAAATCCTAAACCTAAAAAAGAAAAAAATAGAAGATGGGACTTTTAGAATACTTATTTTAGGTGGAAGCCAAGGAGCAAGAGCTATCAACAAGGCAGTATGTGAAGCTTGGCCTTATTTGAAAAATTATTCATACAAACTGAAGTTCCTACATCAGACAGGAAAGAAAGATTTTTCAAAAATAAAGGGAATCTATGAAAAAGAAAAAATCCCAGGAGAGGTCATTCCATTTATAAAAGACATGAGTTCTGCCTATGCTCAGGTGGATTTAGTTGTAGGTCGAGCAGGTGCCACTACCCTGGCAGAAATTGCTATTCTTGGTTTACCTAGCATTCTTATCCCCTACCCCTGGGCCACAGGGCACCAACTTTATAATGCCAAGCTAATAGAAAAGACCGGGGCAGGTATTTGTATCCCTCAAGAAGAACTCACAGGTAAAAAACTAGCAGATATTTTAGTAAACTTAGTCAAAAACCAAAATCGCTTAGGACTGATGATTAATGCTTCTAGGAGTTTAGGTAAACCGGAAGCTGCTGACCTAATCGCAAATTTGTGTATACAAATACTGGAGGAAAAAAGTTATGCGCTTGCCGTGGCATAG